The Cetobacterium sp. 8H DNA window GGAAATGCTTTTTTTCCTATTACTGAAAACCTATCACTTAATGCCGGATTAAGTGGTGGTCAGATTTATGGTGCTAAGAACACTCCATTATCTGAACTTTTTGTTTTAGGTGGTTTAAGAAATGATCCTGCAAGAAGAGATTATATGTTTTACGGATTGCCTATTTCATCTATCTATTCAGATAACTTCTTTATTGCAAGAGCTAGTGCTCAATATAACCTAATTGGAAATTTATTTCTGAACTTTACTTATAATATGGCCACTTACAATTATAATTCAAATTTTGGAACTTCTAAATCTATTTGGGAAGAGAAAGATCATGGATATGGAGTTGGAATAGGATGGGATACGTTCTTAGGACCAATGGATTTTGTTATATCAAATAATGTTATGGGCGAGGGTGCTCTGTATCAAGTTCATATTGGATATATTTTCTAAAAAAAAAGGCTATCAAATTTGATAGCCTTTTTTCTATGATTCACTTATTGGTTGATAAACATTAACAACTTTTTCCCCTAAAAATTTTTCACCAACCTCTTTAAATATTTCAATATCTCCGGTTACAAAGTAGTCAATATTAATTTTTTCTTTTCTACTTTTTTTTCTTCCTGTTTTTAATGAAATCCTATTTAATTCAAAAAGTACATTCATAGCCGTTTCTTCTGCCGGATCTACTATCTTCTTGTCAGATATTTCCTCAATATCTGCTCTTATTAGAGGATAGTGTGTACATCCTAGAACAAGCGTATCTATGTCAGATGGAAGAGCATCAATATATTGCTTCAAAATTTCTTTGTTTTTTTCAGAAGACTCCCAACCTCTTTCTATCATAGGACATAATAATTCACATCCTTTTTGATATACTTGATACTTAGAGTTTAATTCTGTTATCACTTTTTCATAAATTCTTGTTTTTGCTGTTAAAGGCGTGCATATAACCCCAATTTTTTTGTTTTTACTTTGTTTTATTGCCATAGAGGCACCTGGGCTTACAACACCTATAACTGGAATACTTGTAAATCTTTCCTTTAAAACATTTAAGGCTGCTGCTGTTGCAGTATTACAAGCAATTACAATGACATCAACTCTATTATCTATTAAAAATTCCCCTATTTTTAAACATAACTCTTGGATATCTTCAATACTTTTACTTCCATAAGGAGCATTTAAACTATCACCATAATAGATAATATCAGCAAAGTCAACTTTTTCTTTTATTTTTTTTAAAACACTTAAGCCTCCTACACCAGAATCAAAAACCCCTATCTTCATTTTGCCCCTCCTATTCTATTAGTTTTACTTTCCAAATATGTTTATAAATATAGTTATAAGAGATGCGTTTGTAAAATCTATAAATAGTGCTCCAACTAATGGTAATACAAAGAAAGCTGTTGGCGATGGCCCATTAGCTGTTGTAAATGATTCCATATTTGCCATTGCATTTGGTGTTGCTCCCATACCAAATCCACAGTGCCCTGATGCCATAACTGCAGCATCGTAATCCTTACCCATAACTCTAAATGTAATAAAGTAAGCGTATAGAGCCATTACTGCCGTTTGAACAAGTAATATTGCTACTAATGGTCCTGCTAATTCTGCTAATTCCCATAATTTCATTGACATTAATGCCATTGCTAAGAATAATTGTAATGCGATATTTCCAACTGCACTTATTGTATGTAAAGGAAGCTCTGAATCTTTAGAATCTATAACATTTCTAATTATAGCTGCTACAAGCATTGGCCCGATATATGCAGGTAATACTACTCCAGCTTTTTTAGCTAAAGGAATTAATAATCCTCCAATACCCATAGAAATAACAATATAAACAATTGCATGGAAAAGGTTTTCTTCTGTTATTTGCTCTTTTATAACCTCTGTAGATCCCTCTTCATGAATTAAGAACTCCTCTTCAGTATGTCCAACTAATCCATAACGTTGCATTAATTTTTTTGCAACTGGTCCACCTATCATACATCCTGCAACTAGTCCAAATGTTGCCGAAGCAATTGCCACCGACATTGCTCCTGTTGCTCCAGCTGCCTCAAGAACAGGTCCAAACGCTCCCGATGTACCATGTCCACCTGTTAAAGGTACTGATCCTGCTGCAATTCCTAATAATGGATTTAATCCAAAGAATTTAGCTAAAGTAACTCCAACTATATTTTGTATAACAACTAGTCCACTCGCTACACAAAGGAAAATAAATACCTGTATTCCTCCTTTTTTTAAAAGCTTAAAGCTTGCTAAAAATCCAATTGTAGTAAAGAAAGCAATCATTAGAAGGTCTTTTAAAGTACCCTCAAAAGATAATGTAAATGTTCCTGTACTTCTACCAAAAAGTGTGAATATTGAGAAAATAACTCCACCTATTACAGGAGCTGGAATAAAGAACTTTTCAAAAAAACTAATTTTTCTTTTTATCCATCTTCCTATAAGTAATAAAACAACTGCAATTGCTAAAGTTTCGGCCATATTAAACTGATATTCAAACATAATAACCTCCATTTTTTTATTTTGTACTTCTAGTTGAGCCAAGTATACTTCTAAAAAAATACAATATCAAATATATAATTAGTATATAGTTTATAACTTGTATATATATACATTTTACAATTCTTCTCTATTTGGTCGTTTTGGCATTCAAAAAATATTTTTTTAAAAATTATTTTTCATTTTATATACATATTGAAATTATTTATAAATAAAATAAAGGAGATACAAAAGACTCTTAGAATAATAGTCTACAAGAGAGTTTTAATTAATAAGGAGGTTTTTTTATGGACGAGTTTAACAAAAAGATATTTTCTTATCTTTTATTTACAGGAATACTTTTTAGCATTGTAGGGGTTTTCGGAATATTTAGTCCTACTATTTTTTCTATATATTTAGTTTATATTTTAGCTGCATTTTTTTTCGTTAGCGGAATTAAAAACTTTACAAAAGGATTCCAATTTAGAAAAATTCCAAATTTTCATTGGGGACTTTATATATTTTTAGGTACATTGGAAATAATAATCTCCCTTTCGCTTTTAGTTACACCTTTTGCCAGTCAAATATATATGATTATATATGCTGGAATATTTATGATTTTTAAAGGTATTTTTATAGTATTGAATGTTTTATTCAATAGAAAAATTTTTCCTAGCCTTGTTAATTTCAGCTTAGGTTCGGGTATAATTGATGTTTTATTCGGTTTCCTTTTGGTTGCACTACCATTTTTCTCTCAGCAATTCATATTCTTATGTATAGCTTGGTATATTTTATTTAGTGGAGCAAACCTTATTTTATCTGCCTTTTCTTTCAAAAGTTCAAATAAATAGCATTAAAAAAATCCTAGAGCTTTTGCTCTAGGATTTTTCCTTTTCCGTCTATCTTTAAGTTACACCCTAAGATCAATGTTTGCATAGGTGTACAATGTCCTGATTGAAAATTATAACAAACCGGTTTATCATATTCATTAAAGTGTAAATTAAAAACCTCTTCTAATTCCATATCATCTTTCCCAGCCTTCTCACAGTCTGAAAAATCTCCTAATAGAACTCCAGCAACTTTATCAAATATTCCCAAGTTTTTTAAATGCCATAACATTCTATCTATTTTATATGTATTCTCTCCTATATCTTCCAAGAATAATATTTTATCAGTATAGTCAACATCATACTCAGTTCCTATATTAGAGATCATTGTTGCTAAATTCCCTCCTATAACAATGCCCTCACAACTTTTATCATTAAAAAATTTAAGTTCTTGTCCAAAATTTTCTAATTTTTGAATTGATTTATCTTCTGTTACAACCTCTAAAAAATGTTTCAAGGTATCCCTATTATATTCACCTGAAAGATTACTTACTGCCATAGGACCGTGATATGTCATCATATTGCATTTTTTATACAAAGCCATATGAATTGAAGTTATATCGCTATATCCTATAAAAATTTTAGGATTTTGCTTTATCATGTCATAATCTAAAAGATTTAAAAGCCGAATACTTCCATATCCACCTCTAACACACATTATAGCTTTTATATCTTTATCTCCAAAAAAAGCATTTATGTCTTGAGCTCTAGCAAAATCATCCCCAGCAAAAGAATACCATCTATTTTTTACACTTTCTCCAACTCTTACTTTATATCCAAAGCTTTCAATATTTTTAATAGCACTTTTCAATTTTTCTTCATCCATATAACTAGCAGGAGCAATTAATCCTATCAAATCACCTTTTTTTAAAATTTGCATAGAAGCCT harbors:
- the murI gene encoding glutamate racemase gives rise to the protein MKIGVFDSGVGGLSVLKKIKEKVDFADIIYYGDSLNAPYGSKSIEDIQELCLKIGEFLIDNRVDVIVIACNTATAAALNVLKERFTSIPVIGVVSPGASMAIKQSKNKKIGVICTPLTAKTRIYEKVITELNSKYQVYQKGCELLCPMIERGWESSEKNKEILKQYIDALPSDIDTLVLGCTHYPLIRADIEEISDKKIVDPAEETAMNVLFELNRISLKTGRKKSRKEKINIDYFVTGDIEIFKEVGEKFLGEKVVNVYQPISES
- the gltS gene encoding sodium/glutamate symporter, with product MFEYQFNMAETLAIAVVLLLIGRWIKRKISFFEKFFIPAPVIGGVIFSIFTLFGRSTGTFTLSFEGTLKDLLMIAFFTTIGFLASFKLLKKGGIQVFIFLCVASGLVVIQNIVGVTLAKFFGLNPLLGIAAGSVPLTGGHGTSGAFGPVLEAAGATGAMSVAIASATFGLVAGCMIGGPVAKKLMQRYGLVGHTEEEFLIHEEGSTEVIKEQITEENLFHAIVYIVISMGIGGLLIPLAKKAGVVLPAYIGPMLVAAIIRNVIDSKDSELPLHTISAVGNIALQLFLAMALMSMKLWELAELAGPLVAILLVQTAVMALYAYFITFRVMGKDYDAAVMASGHCGFGMGATPNAMANMESFTTANGPSPTAFFVLPLVGALFIDFTNASLITIFINIFGK
- a CDS encoding HdeD family acid-resistance protein, whose protein sequence is MDEFNKKIFSYLLFTGILFSIVGVFGIFSPTIFSIYLVYILAAFFFVSGIKNFTKGFQFRKIPNFHWGLYIFLGTLEIIISLSLLVTPFASQIYMIIYAGIFMIFKGIFIVLNVLFNRKIFPSLVNFSLGSGIIDVLFGFLLVALPFFSQQFIFLCIAWYILFSGANLILSAFSFKSSNK
- a CDS encoding LD-carboxypeptidase; translation: MQILKKGDLIGLIAPASYMDEEKLKSAIKNIESFGYKVRVGESVKNRWYSFAGDDFARAQDINAFFGDKDIKAIMCVRGGYGSIRLLNLLDYDMIKQNPKIFIGYSDITSIHMALYKKCNMMTYHGPMAVSNLSGEYNRDTLKHFLEVVTEDKSIQKLENFGQELKFFNDKSCEGIVIGGNLATMISNIGTEYDVDYTDKILFLEDIGENTYKIDRMLWHLKNLGIFDKVAGVLLGDFSDCEKAGKDDMELEEVFNLHFNEYDKPVCYNFQSGHCTPMQTLILGCNLKIDGKGKILEQKL